AGCCAAGAAGATACCAAAGCAGAGGAAGTGGGCCGGAGACAAGGATGATTCCTTTCATTGCCAGATCTGAGACCTGGCCGCTCTGATACCCGAAAAGTGCCAGTACCCAACCATTGAGTGCCAAGGCAAACGCTTGTCCTATCTTGCTGGAGAAAGTCCAAAGACTGGAGAACACCCCCTCCCTTCTTCCGCTGTGGTGCTTGATCGAATCGTACTCAACCACGTCAGGAAGAATTGCATGGGGCATCACATAATGTGTAGAGAGTCCGACCCCGGCTGCTCCCATGATAATCACACCATAGATGGGTCCCAGGTACTGTCCAAGCAAGCTGAAGGCCAATACACAAGCACTCATGATTCCCATACCGATCATATAGCACTGCTTCTTGCCAATTTTATGGGCTATCCGTACCCAGAGGGGAATACAGAGCAAGCTGAAGGAGAGCAGTGCGATCAAGGCAAGCTGGAATAGTCCCTCGTTGCCGAAGATGTAGGTGAAGTAGTAGACAAGAGCTCCCTGGATCATGCTGGTACCGGTGATGAAAAAGGTCCACGGCAGTAGGGCCGAGAGAAATACACGGTCTTTCAGAACACTGGTGAAGGTGGAGATAAAGCCTGTCTGTACTTGACCCTTGATGGCTTCCGGTTCGTGGATTGCGAAGACTGTTGCCATCGTGGAGATGAGCATAACAGCGCCCATGAAGGTTCCCATCATGGACCAGCCAAGGGGAACCTCTGGAAACAGGTTGACGATTGGCATTACCAGCGCAGCACCCACAAAGGTCCCCATTACGGCGAAGCTCATCCTGTACCCGGTCAATATGGTGCGCTCATGGTAGTCATCGGTGAGCTCGGGAAGCAGGGCTGCATAGGGGATGTTTACCAGGGTGTATGCTGTATTGAGCAGGCAGTAGAGAAACGTGACATAGATGAAAAGCTTCATCTGGCTGGAGAGTTCCACCGGTGTGAAAATCAGGCCCATGCAGAAGAATGAGATGATCGCCCCGACCACCATGTAGGGGCGTCTTCTCCCATACCTTGTACGGGTTCTATCAGAGAGGTATCCAGTGATGGGGTCTGTGATGGCATCCCATATTTTGCCGATCATCAAGGCTGTTCCTGCAAGGGCAGGAGCGAGGGAGAGGATATCGGTAAAATAGTAGAGTAGATAGAAACCGATAATGGTAAAAAATAGGTTTCCCCCAAGGTCACCTACACCGAACCCAAATTTTGTGCGTCTATTCAGCATGGGAATGGTATCCTCCCTCTTTGCAATGAGTGTACTGTGCCTCTTAAGGATGCACAACAAAAATCATGGGGTGTCCAGGATTCCCATGAACAGAGGGATTTCTTCCTGCATATCCAATATGGCATAGAAGAATGGCCGGTTGAGACGCATCTCGACTGATTCTCTGGGCATGAAGCTTGTTAGTCTAATCATGACAGCGGTAACCGCTGCAGCCTCGGTTCCTTCTTCATCCACTCGGATGAAGCTCTTATGCAGTACCTCATCAATATGGAGAGGAGCCTGAGCTGTGCCGAGCATGGCAGAGAAATTGGCAACACCTGGGGTGAAGGCTTTTTTCATACCCATGGTATTCAGCGAGGAGACAAGACTTTCCTGGTATCGGCTCTCAAATTTGGGTAGGCTCAACTTCACCAATGTTTTTTCACTCTTCTCTGCCCAGTCAAAAAGCATCCGGCTGAATGGCCTATCCTCGTACCTAGCAAGAAAGGACCTGATGGAACTCGACTTATCTGGCAAGAGTGCCACAAAGGAGTACCGCTCATTGGCATAGGGGAGGACGATGAACTGATAGTCATTCCCGGCAAGGTACGGGAACTGTTTTTCCTGGTTCATGAAAGGGACCGTTTTCTTTTCGTGTTCACCGAAGAATGTGCCATTCCTGGTATCACTGCCAGAAAACTGTTCTTTCCAGTCATCCTTGAATGCAATGGTATTGATAAGATACATAAGCATATCAGGCGAGGTGCGGTCTATTATGTCCGCAATTGCCCCCCGGGTGGCTTTCTTTACATATGCATTGATAATTCCTGCACTGGAGGGGTCCTGGAAGTCAAGGGACTGAGCAACTCCTTGGTAGTTTGTCCTGATCGAATCGAGGAACACCGGTGAGATCTGGAACGCTTCATTCATCCAGATGCTGTTGGAAATATCCAATACACTTTCTTGCTTGATGGAACGCAGGTACGTTTCACTCTCCTGGTTCAGTGCCTCGGGAGTATAGTTTGAATCGGTGAGGACGTTAAGCATTTCGCTTTTTGTTTCCCCAGTAGCACCATTCATGGTCATGGAGAGGGCAAGCAGGGCTGAAAGCGGACTGATCATGCGGTTGCCTCCCTGCTCGTAGCCGGCAAAGAAGAGTCCATCTGAGAAGGTACTCGCTACTTCATTGAATGACTTTGTAGGGGGCGTTTCTTGCAATGGTTGGGCAACGAGGCACCCAGTTGCCAAGAGGACCAAAAACAGTAAAACGATTTTACGCATGCATAGACTCCTTATCCAGAGTGTACCATGGTTTTACCCAATGTGAAGCAAGAGCACACACAAAGCACACAGATAGAGGGAACACTACTCCTGTGTGAATGGAGGTGTATATGAGACAGTCACGGGGAAAAGTGCAACGAATACGGAAAATTGTGCAACTGGTGTTCTTTCTTTGGGTGGTTACGGTAATTGCCTTGAGTGAAGCGGTAGCAAATGGGTTTACACTTCCATTCTCCATGGAAACAGTTTCCCTGCATGCCATATGCCCCTTTGGCGGGGTGGTAACACTGTGGAACCTTATAAAAGATGGAATTCTCATTAGAAAGATTCATGAGTCAGCGGTAGTATTGGCATCACTCTCGGTGCTCTTGGCAGTTCTTTTTGGACCGGTTATCTGTTCGTGGGTATGTCCATTTGGGACATTTCAGGAGTGGATCGGAAAGCTCGGAAGGAGGTTGTTTGGAAAACGGTACAACACCTTCGTCCCTAAACATATTGATCGTGTTCTTCGCTATCTCCGGTATGGCGTATTGCTCTGGGTTCTGGTAATGACAGCACTTTCAGCAACCTTGATCTTCCAACCCTATGACCCCTACTTTGCGCTCTTCTCTCTCATTCATCGCGAGTTTATGGTTGCTGGAATAATTATTTTGTTCATCATCATAATGCTTTCACTCTTCGTGGAGCGTCCTTTCTGCAAGTATGCCTGTCCCTATGGTGCCTTCCTTGGGCTCTTCAACAAGATCAGGATATTCAAGATAAGAAGAAATAATGAGCTTTGTATCAATTGCTCTGCTTGCAATAGAGCTTGCCCCATGAATATCGATGTAGCCGGGAGCGAAGTGGTTTCCTCAGGTCAGTGTATCTCCTGCATGGCCTGTACCAGTGAAGACGCATGTCCTGTCTCTGATACTGTGCTCACTTCCATCAACAAGAAACACAAAGGAATTTCCATTCGGCGTATCGGCTTCCTGACGGTTCTGGTAATCGTTGGTGGCATCATGCTCTCCATGGTGCTTGGACTCTGGAGAACTTCCAGCAGCAAGCAACCGGCACTGTTGAAGGAAGGGGAGTATGCAGGAGCTCCAAATCCAGGAGATATCCGAGGAAGCTATACCTTCGAAGATGTGGCAAAGGCGTTCCCTGTTCCTCTTTCCATACTCCTGGATGCATTTGGTGTAGAAGAGGGAACGATGCGTCTTGGCTCCCTTGAGGAGATCTGGGCAGGTGCCATCCCTGAGGGAGCAGAGGTTGGAACTGACTCCATCAGGCTCTTTGTATCGGTATATACCGGATTCCCGTTTACCGCGGAAGAGGGAACCTTGTTGCCCACCAGTGCAGTGCGTGTGCTGGAGCGTGAAGGAAAAGCAGCTGACCCACGTTTCTCACTGATCAAGGAAGACGCGATTGAACTTACGGTCGACCTGGGTGTGGAAATTTCGGCTCCTGCCCTCGAGATTACCGGTAAGACCACGGTACAGGAAGTCCTGGATAAAGGCATCAGTCTTTCCCTGATTGAGTCAATCCTTGGTACAGTGGAGAACAAGCGTGAGAGTATCAAGGTGATTGCTGAGTCACAGGGATTGAGTTTTAGTGAGGTGAAGCTAAGGATCCTTGAGTAACTCAGGAAGCAAGGGCCAAGGTGATGGGGATGGTAAAGATCCCCATCAGTGAGCTGAGCAAAACCATGGTGCTGGAGAACTCATTCTTCAACCCGTAGCGTAGTGGCAATACACTTGTGAAAACTGCTGAAGGGAGTGCCGTTGCTACAATCACTACCGTCTTTGATAGTCCGCTAAGGCCAACAAGGGATGCTGCAAGGTACCCAACGGCATACCCTCCGATAAATCGGATGGCCAAGCCACCAATGATATGACGATCGAAAGTGAAGCGGATTCTCTTCAGAGAGACCCCGAGCGTAAAGGCTGCCAGAGGGCTGGCGGCACTTCCCGCAAAGGTGAAGGTTGAGACAATCGCCTTCGGCATGGTGATGGGAAGTATTCTTACGAGGAATCCAAGCAATACCGCCCAGAGAATCGGTGAGTGGAGCATGTTCAGCAGACCTTTCTTGCTGAACCCTCCGGTGATGATCAACAGTCCCAACGTGAAGAGAAAAATGCCCTGGATCTGGTCGTAGATAAGGATCAGGTTCATTGCCTCGCTTCCTCCCCATAGTTCCATCAGAGGGATACCAAGGAACCCGGAGTTCATGAATACCAGTGGGGGGATTGTGCTTCTTATATCCTGTTTTGCAAGCTTTGCCCATCCAAGTGCAAGGGGGAAGAGTAAAAGCGAGACCAATGCAGAAGCTTTTGCAATATCTCCAATAACCGCTCCGCTGAGGGTGCTTTCAGTCAGCGAGATGAATACCAAGGCAGGCATGAAGAAGTCAGAGACAATACGGACAAGGTCTTCCACCTTGATCGACTCAATGCTGCTCAGCAAAAACCCTCCCAAGACAACAAGGATAATGGGAAGCATTTGGAATAGTGAGGAAATAATCATGAGCTGAACTATACGTTAAAGCGTAGAGGGAAGCAACCAAGCAGAGGGGAAAAAAGCGCGCCCAGAGACCATTGAGTTCTTGATTCCTTCCCTTATTCCGCTATACTGAAAACCAGAATACAGGAGTATCATGGAAAAAAGTGATTGGTCAGCAGAGGGAAGAAAAGAATCACGTCGAACAGGGCAACTGACCATTCGCGTCCTTCTGCTCAGCCTCTTCCTGGTATTCATCCTTTCGCTGTTTTTCCACCAATTCAATCGTAAACTTGAACAGTCACTCTGGGAGGAGAAGCAGGCTCAGTACCAATATCTTGCGGACCAAAGTGCTCAGCTGGTAAGTCAGCAGATCAATGAAGACCAGAGAGTGCTGCAATCGATGGTTGAACAAATTGCCTCCCTCAATCTGGATAATGCAATGGTTGTGCTTGATGAATCGAATATCCAGTGGGGAAAAGCAGGGGACTATCCTTCCATTGCCCGTTCAGGTGATCATCTGCAGTATGCTGCAAAGGCTGATCTGGATGACGGTTCATGCCTAACCTTGATTCATTCCGTATCCACCAGAACCTACGATGCATTGCTTGGTACGTTGTTCACGGGCAAGCCATTCACTGGATACTGGATCAAACCGGAGGGAACCCTGCTCTGGCAGACAGATGGAAGTCTCGATGGGCTTGATACACTTTCGCTTGCTTCTGATAAAACGATGCAGTTATTCACCAGTAAGCTGGATGGTGGATGGGGACAGTTTGTCTTGGTTGCCAACCGGGGTCTCTCCGAATCTGTCTCCCTGGCAATACTTCGCTCCTCTCTCTCGATGGCAGCGATGGTTATCGTCATCTTCTTTCTTTTTCTTGTGTATTTGCTCTCCATGGATCATCGATATGCCAGGACCTTATGGCATCTAGCGTATATGGATGAGCTTACCAAACTGCCGAACAAGAATCTTTTTGAAAAGGAAGCAAAGATACGCTTGCAGCACCCGAGGGACTCCTATGCACTTATGATCCTGGATATCGGCAAGTTCAAGTTGATCAATGACCATTTTGGCTATGGCTTCGGCGATTCCTTGCTTCTTCACTGTGCAAAGGTGCTTCCCCGGTATGTTACTCGCGATGGACTGTGTGCCCGATTAAGCGGTGATAAGTTCATCATGCTTGTAAGCTACCGTGAACGGGCAGCCTTGCAGCGGAGAATTACCATCATCGAGGAAGAGTTGCGCCATTTCTCTTTTCCCAAAGCTTCCCTTTTCCAGTTGGAAATTCTCATTGGTATCTCACTGGTTGAGGAGCCGAATCAGGAGATCAGTTCATACATCAACCGAGCGCTGTTTGCTCTCTCAGCATTGAAGGAAGCGAAACAAGGTTGGTATCTCTTCTATGAGGAAGCGCTCAAAGACCAGCTTCTTGAAGAGAGTGAGTTGGAGCATGTTTTCAACAAGGCTCTTTCAGCTGGGGAATTTTTCATCCAGATACAACCGAAATACTCCTTTTCTACTGGATCTCTTATTGGTGGGGAAGCCCTGGTCAGATGGAAGCATCCAACCAGAGGATTGTTGATGCCCTCACAATTCATTCCACTTCTTGAGAAACATAATCTCCTTATCGCATTGGACATGTATGTCCTGAAGCTTGTGTGTAAGCTGTTTGTCCAATGGAAGGGTGAGGGCAAACCCCTTCTGCCTATCTCGGTCAACCAGTCAAGGGCACATCTCTTTGTCACGAACTACGAGGAGAGCCTGGTAGCATTGGTTGACCACTATGGCATCGACCACAAACTCATGGAGTTCGAGTTGACGGAGACCTTGTTCCTTCATGACCTTACCCATCTATCATCTGTTCTGAAATCGCTGAGAAGCCAAGGGTTCTTGGTCTCCCTTGATGATTTCGGTTCAGGGTACTCTTCCCTTACCATGCTCAAGGATGTACAGATTGATGTAATCAAGATGGACCAAGGCTTTTTCACCGACCTTACAACCAATGAACAGGGAAGGGTTGTTATCCAGCATGTCATTGCCATGGCGAAAGATCTTGGGATTACCTCTATTGCTGAAGGTGTGGAGAGTGAAGAACAAGCAAGGATGCTGGCTTCCATGGGCTGCGACGCTGTACAGGGCTACTTCTACAGCCAACCGCTGGAGACCAGTGAGTATGGGCAGTTGCTGAGCGACGACACTCCTCGCTGTTTTCTCTAGAAGATGAAGATAAAGAGAATACCTTGGAAGAAAAGATGCGTCAGGGCATGTGTGGTCATGGCATATTGGATTCCCATTTTTAGATAGACCCACCCAAAGAGGTATCCCAATACTCCGTTGAGTACGAGGCTTCTGAGTACCAACATACCACTCAAGGCTCCGAAGGCCGCTTGTGTTGCCGGTAGATGACCAAGCGCAAACAGTATTGCAGCAACCAGATTCGCAATATGATAGTAGGCTTTTGGGATTTCCAGTCCTTGCCTCGTCCTTCCAAACAACAGGTCGAGTATGAAGACCAGGAGTGAGAGGAAGAACAATCGAAGCATGATCTCTTCCAGGATACCTCCATAAAGCATGGAAAAGAGGAGCGCAACAAAGCTGAAGGATTCAGGGGAGTATGAGGCCTGGACCTGGGGAATGTGTGGAGCAAACACAAAGTAATCACTGAGCATGACCAGTGCAGAGAGGAGTCCGAGGAGGATCGCCTTTCCTGCAAGTGTTTTCTCGAAGGTGAGGGGGCGAAGCAGTCCAACCTTCCGGGCAAGTTGGTGTCCAAGGTAGGCTAGCAGAAGCGTATATACCAAGGCAACTTGGATAAAGGTGGCCAGTAGAAGCAGAGGGAGTGAGACTTCCACACCAAGGTTTGCAGCTACAGTACTGTTCGTATATGCCAGATACCAGGCACAGAGAAGCCCTATAGGGAAAAAAAGCAGGGCAAAATGTAAGGCTTTCTTGTCAATTTTCATGCTGAACTCCTGCACGTACTGTACCCCAGTGTGCAGGAGTTGACAAGAAGTGAATGGTGAATCCCTTTACCTTAGAGG
This sequence is a window from uncultured Sphaerochaeta sp.. Protein-coding genes within it:
- a CDS encoding serpin family protein, giving the protein MRKIVLLFLVLLATGCLVAQPLQETPPTKSFNEVASTFSDGLFFAGYEQGGNRMISPLSALLALSMTMNGATGETKSEMLNVLTDSNYTPEALNQESETYLRSIKQESVLDISNSIWMNEAFQISPVFLDSIRTNYQGVAQSLDFQDPSSAGIINAYVKKATRGAIADIIDRTSPDMLMYLINTIAFKDDWKEQFSGSDTRNGTFFGEHEKKTVPFMNQEKQFPYLAGNDYQFIVLPYANERYSFVALLPDKSSSIRSFLARYEDRPFSRMLFDWAEKSEKTLVKLSLPKFESRYQESLVSSLNTMGMKKAFTPGVANFSAMLGTAQAPLHIDEVLHKSFIRVDEEGTEAAAVTAVMIRLTSFMPRESVEMRLNRPFFYAILDMQEEIPLFMGILDTP
- a CDS encoding 4Fe-4S binding protein — protein: MRQSRGKVQRIRKIVQLVFFLWVVTVIALSEAVANGFTLPFSMETVSLHAICPFGGVVTLWNLIKDGILIRKIHESAVVLASLSVLLAVLFGPVICSWVCPFGTFQEWIGKLGRRLFGKRYNTFVPKHIDRVLRYLRYGVLLWVLVMTALSATLIFQPYDPYFALFSLIHREFMVAGIIILFIIIMLSLFVERPFCKYACPYGAFLGLFNKIRIFKIRRNNELCINCSACNRACPMNIDVAGSEVVSSGQCISCMACTSEDACPVSDTVLTSINKKHKGISIRRIGFLTVLVIVGGIMLSMVLGLWRTSSSKQPALLKEGEYAGAPNPGDIRGSYTFEDVAKAFPVPLSILLDAFGVEEGTMRLGSLEEIWAGAIPEGAEVGTDSIRLFVSVYTGFPFTAEEGTLLPTSAVRVLEREGKAADPRFSLIKEDAIELTVDLGVEISAPALEITGKTTVQEVLDKGISLSLIESILGTVENKRESIKVIAESQGLSFSEVKLRILE
- a CDS encoding bifunctional diguanylate cyclase/phosphodiesterase, with amino-acid sequence MEKSDWSAEGRKESRRTGQLTIRVLLLSLFLVFILSLFFHQFNRKLEQSLWEEKQAQYQYLADQSAQLVSQQINEDQRVLQSMVEQIASLNLDNAMVVLDESNIQWGKAGDYPSIARSGDHLQYAAKADLDDGSCLTLIHSVSTRTYDALLGTLFTGKPFTGYWIKPEGTLLWQTDGSLDGLDTLSLASDKTMQLFTSKLDGGWGQFVLVANRGLSESVSLAILRSSLSMAAMVIVIFFLFLVYLLSMDHRYARTLWHLAYMDELTKLPNKNLFEKEAKIRLQHPRDSYALMILDIGKFKLINDHFGYGFGDSLLLHCAKVLPRYVTRDGLCARLSGDKFIMLVSYRERAALQRRITIIEEELRHFSFPKASLFQLEILIGISLVEEPNQEISSYINRALFALSALKEAKQGWYLFYEEALKDQLLEESELEHVFNKALSAGEFFIQIQPKYSFSTGSLIGGEALVRWKHPTRGLLMPSQFIPLLEKHNLLIALDMYVLKLVCKLFVQWKGEGKPLLPISVNQSRAHLFVTNYEESLVALVDHYGIDHKLMEFELTETLFLHDLTHLSSVLKSLRSQGFLVSLDDFGSGYSSLTMLKDVQIDVIKMDQGFFTDLTTNEQGRVVIQHVIAMAKDLGITSIAEGVESEEQARMLASMGCDAVQGYFYSQPLETSEYGQLLSDDTPRCFL
- a CDS encoding AEC family transporter, producing MIISSLFQMLPIILVVLGGFLLSSIESIKVEDLVRIVSDFFMPALVFISLTESTLSGAVIGDIAKASALVSLLLFPLALGWAKLAKQDIRSTIPPLVFMNSGFLGIPLMELWGGSEAMNLILIYDQIQGIFLFTLGLLIITGGFSKKGLLNMLHSPILWAVLLGFLVRILPITMPKAIVSTFTFAGSAASPLAAFTLGVSLKRIRFTFDRHIIGGLAIRFIGGYAVGYLAASLVGLSGLSKTVVIVATALPSAVFTSVLPLRYGLKNEFSSTMVLLSSLMGIFTIPITLALAS
- a CDS encoding CPBP family glutamic-type intramembrane protease, encoding MKIDKKALHFALLFFPIGLLCAWYLAYTNSTVAANLGVEVSLPLLLLATFIQVALVYTLLLAYLGHQLARKVGLLRPLTFEKTLAGKAILLGLLSALVMLSDYFVFAPHIPQVQASYSPESFSFVALLFSMLYGGILEEIMLRLFFLSLLVFILDLLFGRTRQGLEIPKAYYHIANLVAAILFALGHLPATQAAFGALSGMLVLRSLVLNGVLGYLFGWVYLKMGIQYAMTTHALTHLFFQGILFIFIF
- a CDS encoding MFS transporter, which produces MLNRRTKFGFGVGDLGGNLFFTIIGFYLLYYFTDILSLAPALAGTALMIGKIWDAITDPITGYLSDRTRTRYGRRRPYMVVGAIISFFCMGLIFTPVELSSQMKLFIYVTFLYCLLNTAYTLVNIPYAALLPELTDDYHERTILTGYRMSFAVMGTFVGAALVMPIVNLFPEVPLGWSMMGTFMGAVMLISTMATVFAIHEPEAIKGQVQTGFISTFTSVLKDRVFLSALLPWTFFITGTSMIQGALVYYFTYIFGNEGLFQLALIALLSFSLLCIPLWVRIAHKIGKKQCYMIGMGIMSACVLAFSLLGQYLGPIYGVIIMGAAGVGLSTHYVMPHAILPDVVEYDSIKHHSGRREGVFSSLWTFSSKIGQAFALALNGWVLALFGYQSGQVSDLAMKGIILVSGPLPLLWYLLGLFILRKYPIDQAYYEKMLEKKEVR